A stretch of Streptococcus sp. oral taxon 061 DNA encodes these proteins:
- the glmS gene encoding glutamine--fructose-6-phosphate transaminase (isomerizing) — MCGIVGVVGNSNATDILIQGLEKLEYRGYDSAGIFVLGGAESHLVKAVGRIAELSAKTAGVEGTTGIGHTRWATHGKPTEDNAHPHRSETGRFVLVHNGVIENYLEIKEEYLAGHHFKGQTDTEIAVHLIGKFVEEDGLSVLEAFKKALHIIRGSYAFALIDSENPDVIYVAKNKSPLLIGLGDGYNMVCSDAMAMIRETNQYMEIHDQELVIVKADSVEVQDYDGNSCERASYTAELDLSDIGKGTYPYYMLKEIDEQPTVMRKLIQAYTDEAGQVVVDPAIIKAVQDADRIYILAAGTSYHAGFASKKMLEELTDTPVELGISSEWGYGMPLLSKKPLFIFISQSGETADSRQVLVKANEMGIPSLTVTNVPGSTLSREASHTMLLHAGPEIAVASTKAYTAQIAALAFLAKAVGEANGNEKAQAFDLVHELSIVAQSIESTLSEKELIDAKVRDLLETTRNAFYIGRGQDYYVAMEASLKIKEISYIQCEGFAAGELKHGTIALIEDGTPVLALLSDPVLANHTRGNIQEVAARGAKVLTIAEENVAKDTDDIVLTTVHPYLSPISMVVPTQLVAYFATLHRGLDVDKPRNLAKSVTVE, encoded by the coding sequence ATGTGTGGAATTGTTGGTGTTGTTGGAAACTCAAATGCAACTGATATTTTGATTCAAGGACTTGAAAAACTCGAATACCGTGGTTATGATTCGGCTGGAATTTTTGTTCTAGGTGGTGCTGAAAGCCATCTGGTCAAGGCTGTTGGTCGTATTGCAGAATTGTCTGCCAAGACAGCAGGCGTTGAGGGGACAACTGGTATTGGACATACTCGTTGGGCCACTCACGGAAAACCAACAGAGGACAATGCTCACCCACACCGCTCTGAGACAGGACGTTTTGTCTTGGTGCACAATGGGGTGATTGAAAACTATCTTGAAATCAAGGAAGAATACCTTGCAGGTCACCACTTCAAGGGACAAACAGATACAGAAATCGCCGTTCACTTGATTGGAAAATTTGTTGAAGAAGACGGATTGTCAGTACTTGAAGCCTTCAAAAAAGCCCTTCACATCATCCGTGGTTCTTATGCCTTTGCTTTGATCGACTCTGAAAATCCAGATGTCATCTATGTGGCCAAAAACAAATCACCACTTTTGATTGGTCTTGGCGATGGCTACAACATGGTTTGCTCAGACGCCATGGCCATGATTCGTGAAACTAACCAATACATGGAAATCCATGACCAAGAGTTGGTAATTGTCAAGGCTGATAGCGTCGAAGTGCAAGACTATGATGGCAATAGTTGTGAGCGTGCTAGCTACACTGCTGAACTTGACTTGTCTGATATCGGTAAGGGAACTTATCCTTACTACATGCTCAAGGAAATCGATGAGCAACCAACGGTGATGCGTAAGCTGATCCAAGCCTACACAGATGAGGCTGGTCAAGTTGTCGTAGATCCAGCTATTATAAAGGCTGTTCAAGACGCGGACCGCATCTACATTCTTGCAGCTGGAACTTCTTACCATGCAGGATTTGCTTCTAAAAAGATGCTAGAAGAATTGACAGATACACCAGTTGAACTTGGCATCTCCTCTGAGTGGGGGTATGGGATGCCACTTCTCAGCAAGAAACCACTCTTCATCTTTATCAGTCAATCTGGTGAAACAGCTGATAGCCGTCAAGTTTTGGTCAAGGCTAATGAAATGGGCATCCCAAGCTTGACAGTGACAAATGTTCCTGGATCAACCCTTTCACGTGAAGCCAGCCATACTATGTTGCTTCACGCAGGTCCTGAAATTGCTGTAGCTTCAACCAAGGCCTATACAGCCCAAATCGCAGCCCTTGCCTTCCTTGCAAAAGCAGTTGGTGAAGCAAATGGTAACGAAAAAGCTCAAGCCTTTGACTTGGTTCACGAGTTGTCTATCGTAGCACAGTCTATCGAATCAACACTTTCAGAGAAAGAATTGATTGATGCTAAGGTTCGTGACCTTCTTGAAACAACACGCAATGCCTTTTACATCGGACGTGGTCAAGATTATTATGTAGCCATGGAAGCCAGTCTCAAGATCAAAGAGATTTCTTACATCCAATGTGAAGGTTTTGCGGCTGGGGAGCTCAAGCACGGAACCATTGCCTTGATTGAAGATGGGACACCTGTTTTGGCCCTCTTGTCAGACCCAGTCCTTGCTAACCACACTCGTGGAAATATCCAGGAAGTGGCAGCCCGTGGAGCTAAGGTCCTCACCATCGCAGAAGAAAATGTTGCCAAAGATACAGACGATATCGTTCTTACGACCGTACACCCTTACCTCTCACCAATCTCAATGGTCGTACCAACGCAACTAGTCGCTTACTTTGCAACCCTACACCGTGGACTCGATGTGGACAAACCACGTAACCTTGCTAAGTCTGTAACGGTAGAATAA
- a CDS encoding DUF1846 domain-containing protein: protein MKKQAFSSEKYLNLQRDHILERIHQFDGKLYLEFGGKMLEDFHAARVLPGYEPDNKIKLLQELKEQVEVVIAINASNIEHSKARGDLGISYDQEVLRLIDKFNELGIFVGSVVITQYAGQPAADAFRNQLEKNGIDSYLHYPIKGYPTDMDHIISPEGMGKNDYIKTSRNLIVVTAPGPGSGKLATCMSNMYHDQLNGIKSGYAKFETFPVWNLPLHHPVNLAYEAATADLDDVNMIDPFHLQTYGETTVNYNRDIEIFPVLKRMLERILGESPYASPTDMGVNMVGFAITDNDAAIEASKQEIIRRYYQTVLDFKAEKVAESAVKKIELLMNDLGITPADRKVAVAARQKAEETDGPALALELPSGEIVTGKNSELFGPTAAAVINAIKKSANIDAETKLIEPEVVKPIQGLKINHLGSRNPRLHSNEILIALAITAMQNPDADRAMKELGNLKGSEAHSTIILTDEDKNVLRKLGINVTFDPYYQYDRLYRK, encoded by the coding sequence ATGAAAAAACAAGCTTTTAGTTCTGAAAAATATCTAAACTTACAACGCGACCATATTTTGGAGCGTATTCATCAATTTGACGGCAAACTATACTTGGAGTTTGGGGGCAAGATGTTGGAAGATTTCCACGCCGCCCGTGTCCTTCCTGGATATGAGCCGGATAACAAAATCAAACTCTTGCAAGAGTTGAAAGAACAAGTCGAGGTTGTCATTGCCATTAACGCTAGCAATATCGAGCACTCAAAAGCTCGTGGTGACTTGGGTATCTCTTACGACCAAGAAGTGCTTCGTTTGATTGATAAATTTAACGAACTTGGTATCTTTGTTGGCTCTGTGGTTATTACCCAATATGCTGGTCAACCTGCAGCTGATGCCTTCCGTAATCAATTAGAAAAAAATGGGATTGACTCGTATCTCCACTACCCAATCAAGGGATATCCGACAGATATGGATCATATCATCTCTCCTGAAGGTATGGGGAAAAATGACTATATCAAAACTAGTCGCAATTTAATTGTCGTGACTGCTCCTGGACCTGGTTCAGGTAAGTTGGCAACTTGTATGTCTAACATGTACCACGACCAACTGAATGGCATCAAATCTGGTTATGCTAAGTTTGAAACCTTCCCAGTATGGAACCTTCCACTGCATCACCCAGTCAATTTAGCCTATGAAGCTGCTACTGCAGACCTTGACGATGTCAATATGATTGACCCATTCCATCTCCAAACTTATGGAGAAACTACAGTCAACTACAATCGTGATATCGAAATTTTCCCTGTTCTTAAGCGTATGCTCGAACGTATCTTGGGTGAATCTCCTTATGCATCTCCAACTGACATGGGTGTAAATATGGTTGGTTTTGCAATCACTGATAACGATGCTGCAATTGAAGCATCCAAACAAGAGATTATCCGCCGCTACTACCAAACAGTTCTCGACTTTAAAGCCGAAAAAGTTGCTGAGTCTGCTGTCAAGAAAATCGAACTTCTCATGAATGATCTCGGCATCACACCAGCTGACCGTAAGGTAGCTGTTGCTGCTCGACAAAAAGCTGAAGAAACAGATGGACCCGCTCTAGCACTTGAGTTACCTTCTGGTGAAATTGTCACTGGTAAGAACTCGGAACTCTTTGGTCCAACAGCTGCTGCTGTGATCAATGCAATCAAAAAGTCAGCTAACATCGATGCCGAAACAAAATTAATTGAACCAGAAGTGGTGAAACCAATCCAAGGTTTGAAAATTAATCACTTAGGTAGTCGCAATCCACGTCTTCATTCTAATGAGATTCTCATCGCTCTTGCAATTACAGCTATGCAGAATCCTGATGCAGACCGTGCTATGAAAGAACTCGGAAATCTCAAAGGTAGCGAAGCTCATTCTACGATCATCTTAACGGACGAAGATAAGAATGTTCTCCGTAAATTGGGAATTAACGTAACCTTTGATCCCTACTACCAATACGACCGTTTATATCGTAAGTAG
- a CDS encoding peptide ABC transporter substrate-binding protein: MKLKKRLIGAGLTLAAAVLLTACGKSASDAKTYSSTFGADPTTFNYILDYSGDNTNVITNLVDGLLENDNYGNLIPALAEDWSVSKDGLTYTYKLRQDAKWFTADGEEYAPIKAQDFVTGIKYAADNKSQALDLIQNSIKGLDDYVTGANTDFSNVGVKAVDDYTVQYTLTRPEPFWNSKTTNSILFPVNEEFLTSKGKEFGELKPDSILYSGPYLLKEFTSKSSLEYMKNPHYYDQEKVTIERVKLAYVDGSDQDMTIRNFESGAYSSAGVYPNSSNFAKTKEKYKDNIVYSLQDATSWYYNFNVNRQTYNHTAKTSDEQKQATQAAILNKNFRQAINFAIDRTAYSAQSNGEEAAKNTLRNTLVPPTFVQVGDKTFGETVASKLVNYGTQWSNMNLEDAQDGYFNKEKAQAQFAEAKKELEAQGVTFPIHLDLPVDQVNKTLLPKIHSLKQSVESTLGAENVVIDVVQISTEDYANATFQAPTTADHDYDLNLDGWSADYQDPSTYLNPFNAEDGFYLKILGLDPSKDTDKITSIGLDQYTQKLKAADAENTDVAKRYENYADAQAWLIDSSLLLPVNSNGGGASVTRVTPFTRAYSLVGIKGTGSNYKYMRLQTEVVTTAQFDEAKAKWEQERKNSVEKSQKEFESHVK, translated from the coding sequence ATGAAACTCAAAAAACGACTGATTGGAGCGGGGTTGACGCTTGCCGCGGCGGTCTTATTGACAGCGTGTGGGAAGTCAGCATCAGATGCTAAAACCTACTCGTCAACATTTGGTGCCGATCCAACAACCTTCAACTACATTTTGGATTATTCTGGTGACAATACTAATGTTATTACCAACTTGGTAGATGGTTTGCTTGAAAATGACAATTATGGAAATCTCATTCCTGCTCTTGCAGAAGATTGGAGTGTTTCAAAGGATGGTTTGACTTACACTTATAAACTTCGTCAAGATGCTAAATGGTTCACGGCTGACGGGGAAGAATACGCCCCAATTAAAGCACAAGATTTCGTCACAGGTATCAAGTATGCAGCGGATAACAAGAGTCAAGCGCTTGATTTGATTCAGAACTCAATCAAGGGATTAGATGATTATGTGACAGGCGCAAATACTGACTTTTCAAATGTTGGTGTGAAAGCTGTAGATGATTACACTGTCCAATATACTTTGACACGTCCAGAACCATTCTGGAACTCTAAAACAACCAATAGTATCCTCTTTCCAGTCAATGAAGAATTCTTGACTTCTAAAGGTAAAGAATTTGGGGAATTAAAACCAGATAGCATTCTCTACAGTGGTCCTTATTTGTTAAAAGAATTCACATCAAAATCATCACTCGAGTACATGAAGAACCCTCATTACTATGACCAAGAAAAAGTGACGATTGAAAGAGTTAAGTTGGCTTATGTTGATGGTTCGGATCAAGATATGACGATTCGTAACTTTGAAAGTGGTGCTTACTCATCTGCAGGAGTCTATCCAAACAGTTCAAACTTTGCTAAGACAAAGGAAAAATACAAGGACAATATCGTCTATAGCTTACAGGATGCGACTTCTTGGTACTATAATTTTAACGTTAATCGCCAAACATACAATCATACAGCTAAGACTAGCGATGAGCAAAAACAAGCTACCCAAGCTGCGATTTTAAATAAAAATTTCCGTCAAGCAATCAACTTTGCCATTGACCGTACAGCTTATTCGGCTCAGTCTAATGGAGAAGAAGCAGCTAAAAATACTCTTCGTAACACACTTGTGCCACCAACTTTCGTGCAAGTAGGTGACAAGACTTTTGGTGAGACAGTCGCATCTAAGTTGGTAAACTATGGTACACAGTGGTCAAATATGAATCTTGAAGACGCCCAGGACGGCTACTTCAATAAAGAAAAAGCACAAGCTCAGTTTGCAGAGGCTAAAAAAGAATTAGAAGCACAAGGTGTGACCTTCCCAATTCATTTGGACTTGCCTGTAGACCAAGTTAACAAAACCTTGCTTCCAAAGATTCATTCGCTTAAACAATCTGTCGAATCAACTCTTGGGGCAGAAAATGTAGTGATTGATGTCGTTCAAATTTCAACAGAAGACTATGCCAACGCGACATTCCAAGCGCCAACCACAGCTGATCATGACTATGATTTAAACTTGGATGGTTGGTCTGCAGACTACCAAGATCCATCAACTTATCTCAATCCTTTCAATGCTGAGGATGGATTCTATCTCAAGATTTTAGGACTTGATCCAAGCAAGGATACTGATAAGATTACAAGTATCGGATTGGACCAATATACTCAAAAATTGAAAGCGGCAGATGCAGAAAATACAGACGTAGCCAAACGTTATGAAAATTATGCAGACGCACAAGCTTGGCTGATTGATAGTTCGCTATTGCTCCCTGTAAATTCAAATGGTGGTGGGGCTTCAGTAACACGTGTGACACCATTTACACGAGCTTACTCACTTGTCGGAATCAAAGGTACTGGAAGTAACTACAAGTACATGAGATTGCAAACTGAAGTAGTAACAACTGCTCAATTTGACGAAGCTAAAGCCAAATGGGAACAAGAACGTAAAAATTCTGTCGAAAAGAGTCAAAAAGAATTCGAAAGTCACGTTAAATAA
- a CDS encoding alpha-glucosidase, producing MQEKWWHNAVVYQVYPKSFKDSNGDGFGDLPGITSKLDYLAKLGITAIWLSPVYDSPMDDNGYDISNYQDIASIFGTMEDMDQLIAEAKKRDIRIIMDLVVNHTSDEHAWFIEARENPQSPERDYYIWRDKPNDLTSTFSGSAWEYDEKSGQYYLHFFSKKQPDLNWENEELRHKIYEMMNFWIDKGIGGFRMDVIDMIGKIPDEKVVSNGPMLHPYLKEMNKATFGDKDLLTVGEAWGANPEEAKRYSNPEGQELSMVFQFEHICLQYQEGQPKWHYQKELNVGKLKEIFNKWQTELGVEDGWNSLFWNNHDLPRIVSIWGDEDKYREKSAKAFAILLHLMRGTPYIYQGEEIGMTNFPFESLEQVEDIESINYAKEALEQGVPLEKIMDSIRVIGRDNARTPMQWDTTDYAGFSSAKPWLSVNPNYAKINVEEALANPDSIFYTYQKLVQLRKGNSWLVQADFELLETAEKVFAYIRKDGERRFLVVVNLSSQEQEFRLDEVVNSVLVANTDVPDKLEQLTLAPWDAFCVELAN from the coding sequence ATGCAAGAAAAATGGTGGCATAATGCAGTTGTCTATCAAGTTTATCCAAAAAGTTTCAAGGATAGTAATGGAGATGGGTTTGGTGATTTACCCGGAATAACTAGCAAGTTAGACTATTTAGCTAAGCTTGGGATCACAGCAATTTGGCTTTCGCCTGTCTATGATAGTCCTATGGATGATAATGGTTACGATATTTCAAATTATCAAGACATCGCTTCTATCTTTGGAACCATGGAAGACATGGACCAGCTGATCGCTGAAGCCAAAAAACGAGATATTCGAATCATCATGGACTTGGTTGTCAATCATACCTCAGACGAGCATGCCTGGTTTATCGAAGCGCGTGAAAATCCTCAAAGTCCCGAACGTGACTACTATATTTGGCGAGATAAACCCAATGATTTAACCTCTACTTTTAGTGGTTCTGCTTGGGAATACGATGAAAAGTCTGGTCAATATTATCTGCACTTTTTCAGTAAGAAACAACCAGATCTCAACTGGGAAAACGAAGAGCTCCGTCATAAAATCTATGAGATGATGAATTTCTGGATTGATAAAGGGATTGGTGGATTCCGCATGGATGTAATCGATATGATTGGAAAGATTCCGGATGAGAAAGTTGTAAGTAATGGTCCTATGTTGCACCCTTATCTCAAGGAGATGAACAAGGCAACCTTTGGCGACAAAGATTTGTTGACTGTTGGTGAAGCCTGGGGAGCAAATCCAGAAGAGGCCAAGCGTTATTCAAATCCAGAAGGTCAAGAGTTATCTATGGTCTTCCAGTTTGAACATATCTGTCTTCAGTATCAAGAAGGACAACCTAAGTGGCATTACCAAAAAGAGTTAAATGTAGGGAAATTAAAAGAGATTTTCAACAAGTGGCAGACAGAATTGGGGGTTGAAGATGGTTGGAATTCCCTCTTCTGGAACAACCATGACCTTCCACGAATCGTCTCTATCTGGGGCGACGAAGACAAATACCGTGAGAAATCAGCTAAGGCTTTTGCGATTTTACTTCACTTGATGAGAGGGACGCCTTATATCTATCAAGGTGAAGAAATCGGTATGACCAATTTCCCATTTGAAAGCTTGGAGCAAGTAGAAGATATCGAATCTATCAACTATGCCAAAGAAGCGCTAGAACAAGGTGTACCGCTAGAGAAAATTATGGATAGCATTCGTGTGATTGGACGTGACAATGCGCGTACCCCAATGCAGTGGGACACGACAGATTATGCTGGTTTTTCAAGTGCAAAACCTTGGCTATCAGTCAATCCAAACTATGCGAAGATTAATGTAGAAGAGGCTTTAGCAAATCCAGATTCTATCTTCTATACCTACCAAAAACTAGTTCAGCTACGCAAGGGAAATAGCTGGTTGGTTCAAGCTGACTTTGAGTTGCTAGAAACAGCTGAGAAAGTCTTTGCCTATATCCGTAAGGACGGAGAACGTCGCTTTTTAGTAGTGGTAAACCTTTCAAGTCAAGAACAAGAGTTTCGCTTAGATGAGGTCGTCAACTCAGTCTTGGTTGCCAACACCGATGTTCCAGACAAACTCGAGCAATTAACACTAGCTCCTTGGGATGCTTTCTGCGTCGAATTAGCCAATTAA
- a CDS encoding peptide ABC transporter substrate-binding protein codes for MKSKKLLAVAGITMSAALLLAACGKTEKKADAPTTFSYVYAIDPSTLDYSVTSKSSTSDVIANLVDGLLENDKYGNLIPSLAEDWSVSQDGLTYTYKLRKGVKWYTSEGEEYAEVKAQDFVTGLKHAADGKSDGLTLIQDSIKGLAEYVSGETNDFSTVGVKAVDDYTVEYTLNKPESFWNSKVTTATMLPVNEEFLNSQGKDYGAATPSGILYNGPYILKNFTSKSVIEYEKNPNYWDKDNVKIDHVKLTFYDGSDQESLIRSFASGSYTTARLFPTSSSFDSTKKEYGDKIVYSPQEATSYYFTFNVNRQSYNKTAKTDEAQKTSTKEALLNKNFRQAINFALDRHSYSAQMNGEEGADKIIRTSLVPYDYVQVGEKTFGELAQEQLVTYGDQWKDVALTDGKDTLYNPTKAKAAFEKAKLELQAKGVTFPIHLDIPVEQTDVIAVQQTNSLKQSVEAALGTENVVIDVLQMTDNEKMSITSQAKVPSQKDYDLNGTGWGPDYQDPATYLNILDAKKGSALKHLGITKGKDPEVMAQVGLDEYKKLLDDAASETTDLNKRYEKYAKAQAWVSDSSLLIPVASSGGSPTVSRTVPFSKAYSQVGIKGDPFVFKGLELQNDIVTTKEYEEALKKWQKEKLETNAKYQKELANHVK; via the coding sequence ATGAAATCGAAAAAGTTGCTCGCAGTAGCAGGGATAACGATGAGTGCAGCTCTTCTTTTGGCAGCTTGTGGAAAGACAGAGAAAAAAGCAGATGCTCCTACAACATTTTCATACGTATATGCCATCGATCCATCAACATTGGACTATAGCGTTACTAGTAAAAGTTCAACATCGGACGTCATCGCTAACTTGGTCGACGGACTCTTGGAAAATGACAAATACGGAAACTTGATTCCATCTCTTGCTGAAGACTGGTCGGTTTCACAAGACGGTTTGACCTACACTTACAAACTACGTAAAGGTGTCAAATGGTATACTTCTGAAGGTGAGGAGTACGCTGAGGTCAAGGCTCAAGACTTTGTGACTGGTTTGAAGCATGCTGCTGATGGTAAGTCAGATGGTCTAACTCTTATCCAAGATTCTATCAAAGGTTTGGCAGAATACGTTAGCGGTGAAACGAATGACTTCTCAACAGTCGGTGTCAAAGCAGTTGATGACTATACGGTTGAGTATACCTTGAACAAACCAGAAAGCTTTTGGAATTCTAAGGTAACAACAGCGACTATGCTCCCAGTTAATGAAGAATTCCTAAACTCTCAAGGTAAAGATTATGGTGCAGCTACACCTTCAGGTATTCTCTACAACGGTCCATATATTTTGAAGAACTTCACTTCAAAATCAGTGATTGAGTACGAAAAGAATCCAAACTACTGGGACAAGGACAATGTTAAGATTGACCACGTCAAATTGACTTTCTACGACGGTTCTGACCAAGAATCATTGATCCGTAGCTTTGCATCAGGTTCCTATACAACAGCTCGCCTCTTCCCAACTAGTTCAAGTTTTGACTCAACTAAGAAAGAATACGGCGATAAGATTGTTTATAGTCCTCAAGAAGCGACAAGCTATTACTTTACTTTCAACGTAAATCGTCAGTCTTATAATAAAACAGCGAAGACAGATGAAGCACAAAAAACTTCAACTAAAGAAGCACTTCTCAATAAAAACTTCCGCCAGGCAATCAACTTTGCTCTTGACCGTCATTCTTATTCTGCTCAGATGAATGGTGAAGAAGGAGCGGACAAGATTATCCGTACCAGTCTTGTACCTTATGACTATGTTCAGGTCGGTGAAAAGACTTTCGGTGAATTGGCTCAAGAACAATTGGTAACATACGGAGACCAGTGGAAAGATGTAGCTTTGACAGATGGTAAAGACACTCTTTACAATCCAACAAAAGCAAAAGCTGCCTTTGAAAAAGCAAAATTAGAATTGCAAGCTAAAGGTGTAACCTTCCCAATCCATTTGGATATTCCAGTTGAACAGACAGATGTCATTGCTGTTCAACAAACCAATTCCCTCAAACAATCTGTCGAAGCAGCGCTTGGAACTGAAAATGTTGTCATCGATGTCCTTCAAATGACAGATAATGAGAAAATGAGTATTACATCTCAAGCTAAGGTTCCTTCTCAAAAAGACTATGACTTGAATGGAACTGGTTGGGGACCAGACTATCAAGATCCAGCTACCTATCTAAATATCTTGGATGCTAAGAAAGGTTCTGCCCTTAAACACTTGGGTATCACAAAAGGTAAAGATCCAGAAGTCATGGCTCAAGTTGGACTTGATGAGTACAAGAAACTCTTGGATGATGCAGCATCAGAAACAACCGACCTTAACAAACGCTATGAAAAATATGCTAAAGCACAGGCTTGGGTATCTGATAGTTCACTTCTCATTCCTGTAGCATCTTCAGGAGGTTCTCCTACAGTTAGTCGTACAGTACCATTTTCGAAAGCCTACTCTCAAGTTGGGATCAAGGGAGATCCGTTTGTATTTAAAGGTTTAGAGTTGCAAAATGATATTGTAACCACTAAAGAATACGAAGAAGCTCTTAAGAAATGGCAAAAAGAGAAACTTGAAACAAACGCTAAATATCAAAAAGAGTTAGCCAACCACGTTAAATAA
- a CDS encoding M protein trans-acting positive regulator PRD domain-containing protein, with the protein MRELLSQKEQRQLKILEYLFENPDWIYLDDLSKTIGHNARIIKSDIKELREIFPDFDIRHSTAGIMMVNTKNNGIERIYQYFLQTSEYFQILKAFFLLDSPFTYEHLAESLDISLPSLRKKIADINKTLDGTYRFKLKVTPISIIGDEKDIRFFFSQFFHEAYNFLDWPFEEVKEENINNFVSFFIDLAKFPAKYQNLYQIRTQATVDLHRMKRGYFVQLSEQNISWLNPIFDQLPDFQHQLQELAQGLNIDINPENLYQIFSPFAEPSLFFTVEDFLAARQSNEKVNLSYHAARDILDNLTRRFGVQFSNTDTLIWNLHNTALLERREINSESIISQNKDYTLGKIKKFFPNFYEATVFEMMRYKNIMGQKEKIPALSHLIYTLFTHAEGLTDQLFEHKKKVKVLVLSEYDFAHPEFLISLYEFHTANNIQYETWDKETLNIEEIRQSDYDAIITNFDIKEIDNKRIMNISRLSILQVVNELNKISMQDL; encoded by the coding sequence ATGAGAGAATTACTCAGTCAAAAAGAGCAAAGGCAATTAAAGATTTTAGAATATTTGTTTGAAAATCCTGACTGGATTTACCTAGATGATTTATCTAAAACCATTGGACACAATGCTCGCATCATTAAAAGTGATATCAAAGAATTACGTGAAATCTTTCCTGATTTTGATATTCGACACTCAACTGCGGGGATAATGATGGTGAATACGAAAAATAATGGCATTGAGCGAATTTACCAATATTTTTTACAGACGTCTGAATATTTTCAAATTTTAAAAGCATTTTTCCTTTTGGACAGCCCCTTTACCTATGAGCATCTTGCTGAATCTTTGGATATTTCCCTCCCTTCCTTGCGAAAGAAAATTGCGGATATCAATAAGACACTTGATGGAACTTACCGCTTTAAGCTCAAGGTAACCCCAATATCTATCATTGGAGATGAAAAAGATATTAGATTTTTCTTCTCCCAATTTTTCCACGAAGCTTATAATTTTCTGGACTGGCCCTTTGAGGAGGTTAAGGAAGAAAATATAAATAATTTTGTCTCTTTCTTCATTGATTTGGCGAAATTCCCTGCAAAATATCAAAATCTTTACCAAATCCGAACACAGGCTACAGTCGATTTGCACCGAATGAAGAGAGGATATTTCGTTCAGTTATCAGAACAAAACATTTCCTGGTTAAATCCTATTTTCGACCAACTACCCGATTTTCAGCATCAGTTACAAGAATTGGCCCAAGGACTTAACATTGATATCAATCCGGAAAATCTCTATCAAATCTTCAGTCCATTTGCTGAACCTAGCCTCTTCTTCACAGTCGAAGACTTTCTAGCTGCTCGTCAATCTAACGAAAAAGTTAATTTGTCCTATCATGCTGCACGAGACATTCTGGACAACTTGACTCGAAGATTTGGTGTTCAATTTTCAAATACGGATACCTTGATTTGGAATCTGCATAACACTGCCTTGCTTGAGCGAAGAGAAATCAACTCCGAATCGATCATTTCACAAAATAAAGACTATACACTTGGAAAGATTAAAAAATTCTTCCCTAATTTTTATGAAGCAACCGTCTTTGAAATGATGCGCTATAAGAATATTATGGGACAAAAGGAGAAGATACCTGCTCTTTCTCACCTAATCTACACCCTATTTACCCACGCAGAGGGGCTTACAGATCAATTATTTGAACATAAAAAGAAAGTCAAAGTCTTAGTTCTCAGTGAGTATGACTTTGCTCATCCAGAATTCTTGATATCTCTCTACGAATTCCATACTGCAAATAACATCCAGTATGAAACTTGGGATAAAGAAACCCTAAATATCGAAGAAATTAGGCAAAGTGACTATGACGCTATTATCACTAATTTTGATATTAAAGAAATTGATAATAAGCGAATCATGAACATTAGCCGACTATCTATTCTGCAAGTTGTCAACGAACTCAATAAGATTTCCATGCAAGATTTATAA